The Cellulomonas sp. S1-8 genome has a window encoding:
- a CDS encoding FtsW/RodA/SpoVE family cell cycle protein: MAGVQPHRVRPGRGTELLLLVPALGIGIAGYVLAGLGATGSVPPHVIAYAVGTTVLALAVHLVLRIRAPWADPVILPVVVALNGIGLAMIYRISIAFAARGRADADIADRQLAWTAISVALAITVLLVLRDHRTLRRYTYTAMVVGLVLIVLPLIPGLGQTINGARIWVRVGPVGMQPAEFAKIALAVFFAGYLVTHRDTLALAGKRLLGMQLPRPRDLGPIIVVWAASLAVLVLQRDLGTSLLFFGLFVATLYLATERTSWIVIGLLLFVVGAAAAAATFGHVGARFDVWLHALDDDIFRREIGGSGQLVYGLFGMASGGLFGTGLGQGRPELVPFSYSDFIVAALGEELGLTGLLAILLLYTVLVQRGLRTAIGVRDGFGKLLAGGLSFVIAFQLFVVVGGVTRLIPLTGLTTPFLAYGGSSLVANWVIAALLLRVSDEARRPVPAVRAVATPDIGIPMSSPERSRPVGGGRSTGSGRTGTPVAGTPVVGGAPPVRTSTATRAADGPAPDDSPTQHLSDDQRGGEQR, encoded by the coding sequence ATGGCCGGCGTCCAGCCCCACCGGGTCCGGCCCGGGCGCGGGACCGAGCTCCTGCTGCTCGTGCCCGCCCTCGGCATCGGCATCGCCGGGTACGTGCTCGCCGGGCTCGGTGCGACGGGGTCCGTTCCCCCGCACGTCATCGCGTACGCGGTCGGCACCACGGTGCTGGCGTTGGCGGTGCACCTGGTGCTGCGGATACGCGCCCCGTGGGCGGACCCGGTGATCCTGCCGGTCGTGGTCGCGCTCAACGGCATCGGCCTGGCGATGATCTACCGCATCTCCATCGCGTTCGCGGCGCGCGGCCGTGCCGACGCGGACATCGCCGACCGGCAGCTGGCGTGGACGGCGATCTCGGTGGCCCTGGCCATCACGGTCCTGCTCGTCCTGCGCGACCACCGCACGCTGCGCCGGTACACGTACACGGCGATGGTCGTCGGCCTCGTGCTGATCGTGCTGCCGCTGATCCCGGGCCTGGGGCAGACGATCAACGGTGCCCGGATCTGGGTGCGCGTCGGGCCGGTCGGCATGCAGCCCGCGGAGTTCGCGAAGATCGCGCTGGCCGTGTTCTTCGCCGGCTACCTGGTGACGCACCGCGACACCCTCGCGCTGGCCGGCAAGCGGCTGCTGGGCATGCAGCTGCCCCGCCCACGCGACCTGGGGCCGATCATCGTCGTGTGGGCGGCCTCGCTCGCCGTCCTCGTGCTGCAGCGCGACCTGGGCACGTCGCTGCTGTTCTTCGGGCTGTTCGTCGCGACGCTCTACCTGGCGACCGAGCGCACGTCGTGGATCGTCATCGGCCTGCTGCTGTTCGTCGTCGGGGCGGCGGCCGCCGCGGCGACGTTCGGGCACGTCGGCGCGCGGTTCGACGTGTGGCTGCACGCGCTGGACGACGACATCTTCCGCCGCGAGATCGGCGGGTCGGGGCAGCTCGTGTACGGGCTGTTCGGCATGGCCAGCGGCGGCCTGTTCGGCACCGGCCTGGGCCAGGGCCGGCCCGAGCTCGTGCCGTTCTCGTACTCCGACTTCATCGTCGCGGCCCTCGGTGAGGAGCTGGGCCTGACGGGCCTGCTCGCGATCCTGCTGCTCTACACGGTCCTCGTGCAGCGCGGCCTGCGGACCGCGATCGGCGTCCGCGACGGCTTCGGCAAGCTCCTCGCGGGCGGCCTGTCCTTCGTCATCGCGTTCCAGCTGTTCGTCGTCGTCGGTGGCGTCACGCGCCTCATCCCCCTGACGGGCCTGACGACGCCCTTCCTGGCGTACGGCGGGTCGTCCCTGGTGGCCAACTGGGTCATCGCAGCGCTGCTGCTGCGCGTGTCCGACGAGGCACGCCGGCCCGTCCCCGCCGTGCGGGCGGTCGCGACGCCGGACATCGGCATCCCCATGTCCTCACCGGAGCGCAGCCGGCCCGTCGGCGGGGGACGCAGCACGGGCAGCGGGCGCACCGGCACGCCCGTCGCCGGGACCCCGGTGGTGGGCGGCGCCCCGCCGGTGCGGACGTCGACGGCCACCCGCGCCGCCGACGGACCCGCGCCCGACGACAGCCCGACCCAGCACCTGAGCGACGACCAGCGGGGAGGTGAGCAACGATGA
- a CDS encoding phosphopantetheine-binding protein, with product MTAVTGPVAALEDVAAVSLLHDGDDRELLAVASDRFLSGPELRAVVAAAGVHPPDRVVVVPARSAGALNHVDAILADPAAAVYDFRPPRDDLERSLCAIWQETLEVDAVGVEDDLLDLGGDSITVMEIALRVQQHTGVELDLADVFEAGTVRALATRVADLRGPGAPGADRPDPT from the coding sequence ATGACCGCCGTCACGGGTCCGGTGGCCGCCCTCGAGGACGTGGCGGCCGTGTCGCTGCTGCACGACGGCGACGACCGCGAGCTGCTGGCGGTGGCGTCCGACCGTTTCCTCAGCGGCCCGGAGTTGCGTGCGGTGGTCGCCGCGGCCGGAGTGCACCCCCCGGACCGGGTCGTCGTCGTGCCCGCGCGCTCGGCCGGTGCGCTGAACCACGTCGATGCGATCCTGGCCGACCCGGCGGCGGCCGTCTACGACTTCCGTCCGCCACGCGACGACCTCGAGCGCAGCCTCTGCGCGATCTGGCAGGAGACGCTCGAGGTCGACGCCGTCGGTGTCGAGGACGACCTGTTGGACCTCGGTGGCGACTCGATCACGGTCATGGAGATCGCGCTGCGCGTCCAGCAGCACACCGGCGTCGAGCTCGACCTCGCGGACGTGTTCGAGGCGGGCACCGTCCGGGCCCTGGCCACCCGCGTCGCCGACCTGCGCGGGCCCGGGGCGCCCGGCGCCGACCGACCCGACCCGACCTGA
- a CDS encoding AMP-binding protein, with amino-acid sequence MGTRAAQGVPDADLFGMTASDRPALVLADGSTLTHADVLAAVDDIAARLDRGRPGSLVTVVGDRTPACVLVHLAALASGHTVAWLAPSTTRAELARHLTDFDPDHVVGAVGLHGATPAVTWDIAPSVRVSVVVRRAVPEGRADVASTSVRTSLLLSTSGSTGGARFVRLSREAVESNARAIAAALSLDEHTRAVTSLPLHYTYGMSVLHSTLAAGGTVLLSDESPTGLPFWRRVERTATTHVALVPLQVRSLLASRAALLRTPTVRMVTVAGGALGAEDTARAADVVAAGGGRLAVMYGMTEATARVTVLPPEQVRVRPGSVGVPVPGTQVEIQDEDGRPAPPGVVGRVVVRGPGVMLGYASRRADLDAPDGLGGVLRTSDRGELRDAYLYVHGRVDRVVKLAGVRVELDDLERLFGDLGPTAAVAVDGHRAVVHVERASAEQVAVRHSEVCRRLGIPTGLLRARETPRIPRLSSGKTDYVALAGPARPAPS; translated from the coding sequence GTGGGGACGCGTGCCGCGCAGGGAGTGCCGGACGCCGACCTCTTCGGGATGACCGCGTCGGACCGGCCGGCGCTCGTCCTCGCCGACGGCTCCACGCTCACCCACGCGGACGTCCTGGCCGCCGTCGACGACATCGCCGCGCGGCTCGACCGCGGTCGACCCGGGTCGCTGGTCACGGTGGTCGGCGACCGCACGCCCGCGTGCGTGCTCGTGCACCTCGCGGCCCTTGCGTCGGGCCACACCGTCGCCTGGCTCGCCCCGAGCACGACGCGCGCCGAGCTGGCGCGTCACCTCACCGACTTCGACCCGGACCACGTGGTCGGAGCCGTCGGTCTGCACGGCGCGACGCCGGCGGTCACGTGGGACATCGCCCCGTCGGTCCGCGTGTCCGTCGTCGTGCGGCGCGCGGTGCCGGAAGGCCGAGCCGACGTCGCGTCCACGTCCGTCCGGACGTCGCTGCTGCTGTCGACGTCCGGATCGACAGGAGGCGCGCGGTTCGTGCGCCTCTCGCGCGAGGCGGTCGAGTCGAACGCCCGCGCCATCGCCGCGGCGCTGAGCCTCGACGAGCACACGCGTGCGGTGACCTCGCTGCCGCTGCACTACACCTACGGCATGTCGGTGCTGCACAGCACGCTGGCCGCGGGCGGGACTGTGCTCCTGTCGGACGAGTCCCCCACCGGCCTGCCCTTCTGGCGGCGTGTCGAGCGCACCGCGACGACACACGTCGCCCTCGTCCCCCTGCAGGTGCGCTCGCTGCTGGCGAGCCGTGCCGCGCTGCTGCGGACGCCGACGGTCCGCATGGTGACGGTCGCGGGCGGTGCGCTGGGCGCCGAGGACACGGCCCGCGCCGCCGACGTCGTCGCGGCGGGTGGCGGCCGCCTCGCGGTGATGTACGGGATGACCGAAGCGACGGCGCGCGTCACCGTCCTGCCGCCGGAGCAGGTGCGCGTGCGTCCCGGGTCGGTCGGCGTGCCGGTGCCGGGAACCCAGGTGGAGATCCAGGACGAGGACGGGCGGCCCGCACCACCCGGGGTCGTCGGTCGCGTCGTGGTGCGTGGGCCGGGGGTCATGCTGGGGTACGCGAGTCGCCGCGCCGACCTCGACGCACCCGACGGGCTCGGGGGGGTCCTCCGGACGTCGGACCGCGGTGAGCTGCGCGACGCGTACCTGTACGTGCACGGGCGCGTCGACCGGGTCGTCAAGCTCGCGGGCGTGCGCGTCGAGCTCGACGACCTCGAGCGGCTCTTCGGCGACCTCGGCCCCACGGCGGCCGTCGCGGTCGACGGTCACCGGGCGGTGGTCCACGTCGAGCGGGCGAGCGCCGAGCAGGTCGCGGTGCGCCACAGCGAGGTGTGCCGCCGGCTCGGCATACCGACCGGGCTCCTGCGGGCCCGTGAGACCCCCCGGATACCGCGCCTCAGCAGTGGCAAGACCGACTACGTCGCGCTCGCGGGGCCGGCGCGTCCCGCGCCGTCCTAG
- a CDS encoding FHA domain-containing protein yields MSELTITLLRLGYLALLWFLVLSAITVLRRDLYGTRIIDRRRSPGKAAPAAESPVPIGEAPRSPRRPRGTGGPTRLVVTEGPLRGTTLPLGSSAVLVGRAPSCTLVLDDDYSSSRHARIFPQGEQWFVEDLGSTNGTFVGEQRVEQPTAVPTGTPVRVGQSLLELQR; encoded by the coding sequence ATGAGTGAGCTCACGATCACCCTGCTGCGCCTGGGGTACCTGGCGCTGCTGTGGTTCCTCGTCCTGTCGGCGATCACGGTGCTGCGCCGCGACCTGTACGGCACGCGGATCATCGACCGCCGCCGCTCGCCCGGCAAGGCCGCGCCCGCAGCCGAGTCGCCCGTGCCCATCGGCGAGGCCCCGCGCTCACCCCGACGCCCGCGCGGCACGGGTGGCCCCACGCGGCTCGTCGTGACGGAGGGACCGCTGCGCGGCACGACCCTGCCGCTCGGGTCGTCGGCGGTGCTCGTCGGGCGCGCCCCCAGCTGCACGCTCGTCCTCGACGACGACTACTCCTCGTCGCGGCACGCGCGGATCTTCCCGCAGGGTGAGCAGTGGTTCGTCGAGGACCTGGGATCCACCAACGGCACGTTCGTCGGTGAGCAGCGCGTCGAGCAGCCCACGGCCGTCCCCACCGGCACGCCGGTGCGAGTGGGCCAGAGCCTGCTCGAGCTGCAGAGGTAG
- a CDS encoding transglutaminase domain-containing protein, with the protein MTTPDDTERSGRRDDLRDALAVTVPVPSGHQAWVTRDAALRTLRCTAADLDSLLAAGLAHQGGQVERNDVWNVGLHDASRRSVPAREMLFFDMMLRSEGADWLSARRYTAVAEARCPRGPACAEPVWPQPPRSGARWESQTGGPGASRWTGDVVLSGRRTTPDPVLGEVWDHLLETYAYQATPSSLARDVERTRERRVGDCEALARLLVDDLQAAGHEARLQTGYLLGGVRTRWHYWVRVTGRDGTTTSLDPSMAVLAQRFFSPEYARWCYGSELNRVVPLVEEDDFWVEHVCATGSARVPVELTLRIRR; encoded by the coding sequence GTGACGACCCCGGACGACACCGAGCGGTCCGGCCGGCGAGACGACCTGCGGGACGCGCTCGCGGTGACCGTGCCGGTCCCCTCGGGCCACCAGGCCTGGGTCACACGGGACGCCGCCCTGCGGACCCTGCGGTGCACGGCCGCCGACCTCGACTCCCTGCTCGCGGCCGGCCTGGCGCACCAGGGCGGACAGGTCGAGCGGAACGACGTGTGGAACGTCGGCCTCCACGACGCGTCCAGGCGTTCGGTCCCGGCCCGCGAGATGCTCTTCTTCGACATGATGCTGCGCTCGGAGGGCGCCGACTGGCTGTCGGCGCGGCGCTACACGGCCGTTGCGGAGGCGCGCTGCCCCCGGGGACCCGCGTGCGCCGAGCCGGTGTGGCCGCAGCCGCCGCGCTCGGGAGCGCGCTGGGAGTCGCAGACGGGTGGCCCGGGCGCGAGCCGGTGGACCGGCGATGTCGTCCTCAGCGGACGTCGGACGACTCCGGACCCCGTGCTGGGCGAGGTCTGGGACCATCTCCTGGAGACCTACGCGTACCAGGCGACGCCGTCCTCGCTCGCGCGCGACGTCGAGCGCACGCGTGAGCGTCGCGTCGGGGACTGCGAGGCGCTCGCGCGGCTGCTCGTCGACGACCTGCAGGCGGCCGGGCATGAGGCCCGTCTGCAGACCGGCTACTTGCTCGGCGGCGTCAGGACGCGGTGGCACTACTGGGTCCGGGTGACGGGGAGGGACGGGACGACGACCTCCCTGGACCCGTCGATGGCCGTTCTCGCGCAGCGCTTCTTCTCCCCCGAGTACGCTCGGTGGTGCTACGGGTCCGAGCTCAACCGGGTCGTGCCGCTCGTCGAGGAGGACGACTTCTGGGTCGAGCACGTCTGCGCCACCGGGTCCGCGCGCGTACCCGTCGAGCTGACGTTGCGGATCCGCCGCTGA
- a CDS encoding FhaA domain-containing protein: MGFLDKFENGVERVVNNAFARAFRSEVKPIELADALKRELDDRAAVVGRDRTVVPNEFTIELSTPDYDQVEAWGAEALAEELAANVTEHASSQHYAFVGPVTVSFSENTEQEPGRFAVHSATMRGAVAPATNSAPSPRHPLIDIDGQRYILTGPVTVIGRGSEADIIVDDPGVSRRHLEIKVTPDGVVASDMGSTNGLFVEGHQVPAATLLDGNTLTIGRTRILFWTGGDADVDE, from the coding sequence GTGGGGTTCCTCGACAAGTTCGAGAACGGCGTGGAGCGCGTCGTCAACAACGCGTTCGCACGCGCCTTCCGCAGCGAGGTGAAACCCATCGAACTGGCCGACGCCCTCAAGCGCGAGCTCGACGACCGCGCCGCGGTGGTGGGACGCGACCGCACGGTCGTGCCCAACGAGTTCACCATCGAGCTGTCCACGCCCGACTACGACCAGGTCGAGGCGTGGGGTGCCGAGGCGCTGGCGGAGGAGCTCGCGGCCAACGTCACCGAGCACGCGTCCAGCCAGCACTACGCGTTCGTCGGTCCCGTGACGGTCTCCTTCAGCGAGAACACCGAGCAGGAACCGGGCCGGTTCGCGGTGCACAGCGCGACGATGCGCGGTGCCGTGGCGCCGGCGACGAACTCGGCTCCCAGCCCGCGGCACCCCCTGATCGACATCGACGGGCAGCGGTACATCCTCACGGGCCCGGTCACGGTCATCGGCCGCGGCTCGGAGGCCGACATCATCGTCGACGACCCCGGCGTCTCACGCCGTCACCTGGAGATCAAGGTGACGCCCGACGGTGTCGTCGCGAGCGACATGGGCTCCACCAACGGGCTGTTCGTCGAGGGGCACCAGGTGCCCGCCGCGACCCTGCTGGACGGCAACACGCTGACGATCGGTCGCACCCGGATCCTGTTCTGGACCGGTGGCGACGCGGACGTGGACGAGTGA
- a CDS encoding class I adenylate-forming enzyme family protein, whose protein sequence is MDICSRLDVLAAQRPGAVTLRVLGDATVDDLTRGELADATREAARSVAADGDGRRTVVILPTGNDGDSVARLLGCLRAGAVPLVIPPRLPPADLLPSLAAEVGADVRVLLHPRLDVAATVVPGVVGQRTTATDLPAYYLCTSGTTGTPKLAPQGRHPRHSSQLVPNALLRATGWVAGQRQLLSTPFYHAGPLVALLDGLMDGNLIVTTRTGDGADAVAAVLDEGIMWWQTTPPQMAAALAAVPSVGALRTLRSLFHGVFPCDHDLKREWIAGLGADRVHEWYGSTEGYGYTFVRGDDWLARPGTVGRGLLTRLEILDREDRRVPVGAVGRVHMRRLGLSPGGARTGVRGFRPVGDLGHLDADGFLFLHGRDDGR, encoded by the coding sequence GTGGACATCTGCAGCCGGCTCGACGTGCTCGCCGCTCAGCGGCCCGGTGCCGTAACGCTGCGGGTCCTCGGCGACGCGACGGTCGACGACCTCACCCGCGGTGAACTGGCGGACGCGACGCGGGAGGCCGCCCGCTCGGTGGCCGCTGACGGAGACGGCCGGCGCACCGTCGTCATCCTCCCGACGGGCAACGACGGCGACAGCGTGGCGCGTCTGCTCGGCTGCCTGCGGGCAGGCGCGGTCCCGCTGGTCATCCCGCCGCGGCTGCCGCCGGCGGATCTCCTGCCGTCGCTCGCGGCCGAGGTCGGTGCCGACGTCCGCGTCCTGCTGCACCCGCGGCTGGATGTGGCGGCGACCGTCGTCCCGGGGGTGGTCGGTCAGCGCACGACGGCCACGGACCTGCCGGCCTACTACCTGTGCACGAGCGGCACGACGGGCACACCCAAGCTCGCGCCGCAGGGGCGTCACCCGCGCCACTCGTCGCAGCTCGTGCCGAACGCGCTGCTGCGCGCAACCGGGTGGGTCGCGGGGCAGCGGCAGCTGCTGTCGACGCCGTTCTACCACGCCGGTCCGCTGGTCGCCCTGCTCGACGGGCTCATGGACGGCAACCTCATCGTGACGACGCGCACCGGGGACGGCGCGGACGCGGTCGCCGCCGTGCTCGACGAGGGCATCATGTGGTGGCAGACGACGCCCCCGCAGATGGCGGCCGCCCTGGCCGCCGTACCGTCGGTGGGCGCGCTGCGGACGCTGCGGTCGCTGTTCCACGGGGTGTTTCCCTGCGACCACGACCTGAAGCGCGAGTGGATCGCCGGGCTCGGTGCGGACCGGGTGCACGAGTGGTACGGCAGCACCGAGGGGTACGGCTACACGTTCGTGCGCGGAGACGACTGGCTCGCACGTCCCGGCACGGTCGGGCGGGGTCTTCTCACGCGGCTGGAGATCCTCGACCGGGAGGACCGTCGCGTCCCGGTGGGGGCGGTCGGGCGTGTCCACATGCGTCGGCTCGGACTGTCCCCTGGCGGCGCGCGCACCGGGGTGCGGGGGTTCCGTCCGGTGGGTGACCTCGGGCACCTCGACGCCGACGGGTTCCTCTTCCTCCACGGGCGTGACGACGGGCGGTGA
- a CDS encoding matrixin family metalloprotease, giving the protein MALFVTGAWFTYGVAFTTPVVGAPVDLGGIDVPVPAAPGATPTGTTIPEDVRTAMGFPTPGFEAGSAPLGRPPLVAPVSSSYAFLHVQPDGITPVSWDPCRPIHYVTRTAGAPPGGNDMIAAAVSAVSAASGLVFVNDGATDESDPLRSMRPLSQPALYGDRWAPVLIEWDTEAQNMRLAGDIAGVGGPTPVSIDGQLLVNVTGGIQLDVEQVMDAQADDGQGVTIVMHELAHLVGLDHVADPTQIMNPSAMPGVNTFQAGDLTGLALLGQGTCDPRF; this is encoded by the coding sequence GTGGCCTTGTTCGTCACGGGGGCGTGGTTCACGTACGGGGTTGCGTTCACCACGCCGGTCGTCGGTGCGCCCGTCGACCTGGGCGGCATCGACGTCCCTGTGCCGGCCGCGCCAGGGGCGACGCCGACGGGCACGACCATCCCCGAGGACGTCCGCACAGCGATGGGGTTCCCCACGCCCGGATTCGAGGCGGGCTCCGCTCCCCTCGGGCGCCCGCCGCTCGTCGCTCCGGTGTCGAGCTCGTACGCGTTCCTGCACGTCCAACCCGACGGCATCACGCCGGTCTCCTGGGACCCGTGCCGCCCGATTCACTACGTGACCCGTACGGCCGGCGCACCACCTGGCGGCAATGACATGATCGCGGCCGCGGTCTCGGCAGTGTCAGCAGCGAGCGGGCTGGTCTTCGTCAATGACGGCGCCACTGATGAGAGCGACCCGCTGCGCAGCATGCGGCCGCTGTCCCAACCGGCGCTCTACGGCGACCGTTGGGCCCCGGTCCTGATCGAGTGGGACACCGAGGCGCAGAACATGCGCCTTGCCGGCGACATCGCCGGTGTGGGCGGACCGACGCCGGTGTCCATCGACGGGCAGCTGCTGGTCAACGTGACCGGTGGCATCCAGCTGGACGTCGAGCAGGTCATGGACGCCCAGGCTGACGACGGGCAGGGCGTCACGATCGTGATGCACGAGCTCGCGCACCTGGTCGGTCTGGACCACGTCGCCGACCCGACCCAGATCATGAACCCGTCCGCGATGCCCGGCGTGAACACGTTCCAGGCGGGCGACCTGACCGGTCTGGCCCTGCTCGGTCAGGGGACCTGCGACCCACGCTTCTGA
- a CDS encoding Stp1/IreP family PP2C-type Ser/Thr phosphatase, producing the protein MTVALRYAARSDVGLVRSDNQDSAYAGPHLLVVADGMGGHAGGDVASSVAVAALAPLDGESHGPDDALDELETALDDARSEIIARSDAQPDLAGMGTTVTAILRAGNKLAMVHLGDSRGYLFREDTLTQVTTDHTFVQHLVDTGRITPEEAEHHPQRSVVMRVLGDFDTDVTADLSVREARPGDRWLLCSDGLSGYVSAETIAETLADIADVDACADRLVQLALRAGGPDNVTVVLADVVELDDLADGAMPSTTSAVVGAAAVSRHRPSAAADGPAARAAWLSRRARSGAPATASDDEPADDDDDTDDDESRAPVTTTASDDAPDAEDEPLEPSPRRRGLVVTWIAVGVALVAAIAGGYGWTQTQYFVGAPDGTVAVYRGIPQQLGPLNLASLVETSDVQVEDLPGYLRERVEQTISAGSLQEARRLVAMLAEDVEDEPEPTPSATPTPTVSGTPDPTLPPQSTVPVIPPPTDPAPTAGGPTSGPAAVTLAL; encoded by the coding sequence GTGACGGTCGCCCTCCGCTACGCCGCGCGTTCCGACGTCGGCCTCGTGCGCTCCGACAACCAGGACTCCGCGTACGCCGGTCCCCACCTGCTCGTCGTCGCCGACGGCATGGGCGGGCACGCTGGCGGCGACGTCGCGTCGTCGGTCGCGGTCGCCGCGCTCGCCCCGCTCGACGGGGAGTCGCACGGCCCGGACGACGCGCTCGACGAGCTCGAGACGGCCCTGGACGACGCGCGCTCCGAGATCATCGCGCGCAGCGACGCGCAGCCGGACCTCGCGGGCATGGGCACGACCGTCACGGCGATCCTGCGCGCGGGCAACAAGCTGGCGATGGTGCACCTGGGCGACTCGCGCGGCTACCTGTTCCGCGAGGACACGCTCACGCAGGTCACGACGGACCACACGTTCGTGCAGCACCTGGTCGACACGGGACGCATCACCCCGGAGGAGGCGGAGCACCACCCGCAGCGCTCCGTCGTCATGCGGGTCCTGGGGGACTTCGACACCGACGTGACCGCCGACCTGTCGGTGCGCGAGGCGCGTCCCGGCGACCGCTGGCTGCTGTGCTCCGACGGGCTGTCGGGCTACGTCTCAGCGGAGACGATCGCGGAGACGCTCGCCGACATCGCGGACGTCGACGCGTGCGCGGACCGGCTGGTGCAGCTGGCGCTGCGCGCCGGCGGACCCGACAACGTGACGGTCGTCCTGGCGGACGTCGTCGAGCTGGACGACCTGGCGGACGGGGCGATGCCGTCGACGACGAGCGCGGTCGTCGGCGCCGCGGCCGTGAGCCGCCACCGCCCGTCGGCCGCGGCGGACGGGCCGGCGGCGCGCGCGGCCTGGCTGTCGCGGCGCGCCCGCTCCGGTGCGCCCGCGACCGCGTCCGACGACGAGCCGGCGGACGACGACGACGACACGGACGACGACGAGTCGCGCGCACCGGTGACGACGACCGCGTCGGACGACGCCCCGGACGCCGAGGACGAGCCGCTGGAGCCGTCGCCCCGGCGTCGCGGGCTGGTGGTGACGTGGATCGCCGTCGGGGTGGCCCTGGTCGCGGCGATCGCCGGCGGCTACGGGTGGACGCAGACCCAGTACTTCGTGGGCGCACCGGACGGCACGGTCGCCGTCTACCGCGGCATCCCGCAGCAGCTCGGCCCGCTGAACCTCGCCTCCCTGGTCGAGACGTCCGACGTGCAGGTCGAGGACCTGCCCGGCTACCTGCGCGAACGCGTCGAGCAGACCATCTCCGCCGGCTCCCTGCAGGAGGCGCGGCGCCTGGTCGCCATGCTCGCGGAGGACGTCGAGGACGAGCCCGAGCCCACCCCCTCGGCCACGCCGACGCCGACCGTGTCCGGCACGCCGGACCCGACGCTCCCCCCTCAGTCCACCGTGCCCGTGATCCCCCCGCCCACCGACCCCGCGCCCACCGCCGGCGGGCCGACCTCCGGCCCCGCAGCGGTCACGCTCGCCCTGTGA
- the trpS gene encoding tryptophan--tRNA ligase, whose translation MRKVRALSTEPATSAAIDGVYSTESVRAAWRRSAALEQQIAADPTPFRVLTGERPTGALHLGHLIATLANRVRLQAQGVEIFLIVADYQVITDRDVAGDLSGVVREVLLDYLAAGIDPEATTIFTHSAVPALNQLMLPFLSLVTVAELERNPTVKAETADAERRGRRGMSGLMFTYPVHQAADILFCRANLVPVGQDQLPHLEISRAIARRFNSRYSPDRPYFPEPDALIVSTPTILGNDGAKMSKSAGNGLEIRATEEETVRFVKRAKTDSERHITYEPDRRPEIANLLTIGAHFAGTTPEALAEEVGAAGAGRLKQVVTEALVEGLRPMRERRAEAAAQGPEYLQAILARGNQRARDIADRTLDDVRDLMGMTY comes from the coding sequence ATGAGGAAGGTCAGAGCCTTGAGCACAGAGCCCGCCACGTCCGCCGCCATCGACGGCGTGTACTCCACGGAGTCCGTCCGCGCCGCGTGGCGACGCTCCGCGGCGCTCGAGCAGCAGATCGCAGCCGACCCGACGCCGTTCCGGGTGCTCACGGGCGAGCGTCCCACGGGCGCCCTGCACCTCGGGCACCTCATCGCGACGCTGGCGAACCGGGTGCGGCTCCAGGCGCAGGGCGTCGAGATCTTCCTCATCGTCGCCGACTACCAGGTCATCACCGACCGCGACGTCGCCGGCGACCTCTCCGGCGTCGTGCGCGAGGTGCTGCTGGACTATCTCGCCGCCGGGATCGACCCGGAGGCCACGACGATCTTCACGCACTCCGCCGTCCCGGCGCTCAACCAGCTCATGCTGCCCTTCCTGTCGCTGGTCACGGTCGCCGAGCTCGAGCGCAACCCCACGGTGAAGGCGGAGACCGCGGACGCCGAGCGGCGTGGCCGGCGCGGCATGTCGGGCCTGATGTTCACGTACCCGGTGCACCAGGCCGCGGACATCCTGTTCTGCCGGGCCAACCTCGTGCCCGTGGGCCAGGACCAGCTGCCGCACCTGGAGATCAGCCGCGCGATCGCCCGACGCTTCAACAGCCGCTACTCGCCGGACCGGCCGTACTTCCCGGAGCCCGACGCCCTCATCGTGTCGACTCCGACGATCCTGGGCAACGACGGCGCCAAGATGTCGAAGTCTGCCGGCAACGGCCTCGAGATCCGTGCGACCGAGGAGGAGACGGTCCGGTTCGTCAAGCGCGCCAAGACCGACTCCGAGCGGCACATCACCTACGAGCCCGACCGTCGCCCCGAGATCGCGAACCTCCTGACGATCGGCGCACACTTCGCCGGGACGACGCCCGAGGCGCTCGCCGAGGAGGTCGGTGCGGCCGGTGCCGGGCGGCTCAAGCAGGTCGTGACCGAGGCCCTCGTGGAGGGGCTGCGTCCCATGCGCGAACGTCGCGCGGAGGCCGCCGCCCAGGGTCCCGAGTACCTGCAGGCGATCCTCGCACGCGGCAACCAGCGCGCCCGCGACATCGCCGACCGCACGCTCGACGACGTCCGCGACCTCATGGGCATGACCTACTGA